From the Gordonia bronchialis DSM 43247 genome, one window contains:
- the manA gene encoding mannose-6-phosphate isomerase, class I — protein MKRLEGVVRPYAWGSRVAIAAMQGRPVPSAHPEAELWFGSHPAGPARCVGADGAPHTDLLTAIDADPVDALGSSSVSAFGNRLPFLLKVLAADEPLSLQAHPSSAQAREGFERENAQGLALDARDRNYRDPWHKPELIVAITPFDALAGFRNPHETVRLLRELQVSELDPYLGMLVGQPDSEGLRALFTTWLTLPESAIKLLVPAVLAGAVEQLGTRSSDFAAELRTVLELGEAYPLDPGVLASLLLNRLHLEPGEGIYLPAGNLHAYLSGTGVEIMANSDNVLRGGLTPKHIDVPELLRVLDFTPVEPDELVVPIRTIGAERIYLTPAPEFRLSRVELDGTGLLYASSICFDMPGPQILAVLSGAVEVRSPSGTVMSVTAGQAAWIADSDHDVVVRAASSRAVFFRALVPAAVEH, from the coding sequence ATGAAGAGACTGGAAGGTGTGGTACGTCCGTACGCCTGGGGGTCACGGGTGGCCATCGCCGCGATGCAGGGCCGACCGGTTCCGTCGGCCCACCCCGAGGCCGAACTGTGGTTCGGCTCGCATCCAGCGGGACCGGCGCGGTGTGTCGGTGCCGACGGTGCCCCGCACACCGATCTGTTGACCGCGATCGACGCGGATCCCGTTGACGCGCTGGGATCGTCGAGTGTGTCCGCGTTCGGCAACCGGCTGCCCTTCCTCCTCAAGGTGCTGGCCGCTGACGAACCGTTGTCGCTGCAGGCCCACCCGTCGTCGGCGCAGGCCCGCGAGGGCTTCGAGCGGGAGAACGCGCAGGGCCTCGCGCTCGACGCCCGGGACCGCAACTATCGCGATCCGTGGCACAAACCCGAGCTGATCGTCGCGATCACGCCCTTCGACGCGCTCGCCGGTTTCCGCAATCCGCACGAGACTGTTCGGTTGTTGCGCGAGCTGCAGGTCAGTGAACTCGACCCATACCTGGGAATGCTTGTCGGACAACCTGATTCGGAGGGGTTGCGGGCGCTGTTCACCACCTGGCTGACGCTCCCCGAGTCGGCGATCAAGCTGCTGGTGCCCGCGGTGCTGGCCGGTGCTGTCGAACAACTCGGGACCCGGTCATCGGACTTCGCGGCGGAGCTGCGGACGGTGCTGGAACTCGGTGAGGCCTACCCGCTGGACCCGGGTGTGCTCGCGTCCCTGCTGCTGAATCGGCTGCATCTCGAACCCGGCGAGGGCATCTATCTTCCCGCCGGAAATTTGCACGCCTACCTCAGCGGTACCGGTGTGGAGATCATGGCCAACTCCGACAACGTGTTACGCGGTGGACTCACGCCCAAGCACATCGACGTCCCCGAGCTCCTGCGTGTCCTCGACTTCACTCCGGTGGAGCCGGATGAGCTCGTCGTCCCGATCCGCACGATCGGCGCAGAGCGCATCTACCTGACGCCGGCCCCTGAATTCCGGTTGTCGCGAGTCGAATTGGACGGCACCGGGCTGCTGTACGCGTCGTCCATCTGCTTCGACATGCCGGGCCCGCAGATCCTCGCCGTGCTCAGTGGTGCGGTCGAGGTGCGCTCACCGTCGGGCACCGTGATGAGTGTGACGGCCGGTCAGGCGGCGTGGATCGCCGACAGCGACCACGACGTGGTCGTGCGCGCCGCATCGTCACGCGCGGTGTTCTTCCGGGCCCTCGTTCCGGCCGCGGTCGAACACTAG
- a CDS encoding DUF3499 domain-containing protein produces the protein MKLPRQCCRPGCAKSAVATLTFVYAESTAVIGPLSTADEPHSWDLCDEHARRITVPRGWEMLRSESGFSAPLPEDHELTALAEAVREVGVAAGGRRPGYVEQGYPDRGYIDQAGYPRRRSEQFDGFEDARPGRHRATGPVDESSHSGARTRTPRPGRRGHLRVLPDPVD, from the coding sequence GTGAAGCTTCCCCGACAGTGCTGCAGGCCTGGCTGCGCCAAGTCCGCGGTGGCGACTCTGACCTTCGTGTATGCGGAGTCGACCGCGGTGATCGGGCCGCTGTCCACCGCCGACGAGCCGCATTCGTGGGATCTGTGTGACGAGCATGCGCGCCGCATCACGGTGCCGCGCGGGTGGGAGATGCTCCGCAGTGAGAGCGGGTTCTCGGCTCCGCTTCCCGAAGATCACGAACTGACCGCCCTGGCCGAGGCCGTCCGGGAGGTCGGCGTCGCTGCCGGTGGACGCCGGCCCGGGTATGTCGAACAGGGCTACCCCGATCGCGGATACATCGATCAGGCGGGCTATCCCCGGCGGCGATCCGAACAGTTCGACGGCTTCGAGGACGCACGCCCCGGCCGGCACCGGGCCACCGGCCCGGTCGACGAGTCGTCGCACAGCGGTGCGCGGACCCGGACACCACGACCGGGTCGACGCGGACACCTCCGGGTGCTACCCGATCCCGTCGACTGA
- a CDS encoding metallopeptidase family protein, which yields MRFEPSPTPRGRAGSARSARRRPPSHRDRRGRGLRAPLLPPSVPAWNSRSDEFDAVALEAFADIDARWHDQIAGLDIAVDEIPRLLPRDPETVQWPDEVTADGAVPLARLMPAGIDVHGAPTRAQIILFRRPLESRAKRGADLLELVHEVLVQQVATHLGVDEDTIDRGPE from the coding sequence ATGCGATTCGAGCCGTCACCCACACCCCGGGGCCGTGCCGGTTCGGCCCGGAGTGCGCGCCGTCGGCCGCCGAGCCATCGGGATCGGCGGGGTCGCGGATTGCGGGCCCCCCTGCTGCCGCCGTCCGTCCCGGCCTGGAACAGCAGATCCGACGAATTCGACGCCGTGGCGCTCGAGGCGTTCGCGGACATCGACGCGCGTTGGCACGATCAGATCGCGGGTCTCGACATCGCGGTCGACGAGATCCCCCGGCTGCTCCCCCGCGATCCGGAGACCGTCCAGTGGCCAGACGAGGTCACCGCGGACGGGGCGGTACCGCTCGCGCGGCTCATGCCGGCCGGGATCGATGTCCACGGGGCGCCGACCCGTGCGCAGATCATCCTGTTCCGTCGGCCGCTCGAGAGTCGCGCCAAGCGCGGCGCGGATCTCCTCGAACTCGTCCACGAGGTTCTCGTGCAACAGGTGGCGACCCATCTCGGTGTCGACGAGGACACCATCGATCGCGGACCCGAGTAG
- a CDS encoding WhiB family transcriptional regulator, translating into MVPNEFDDLFDEVEEQWQERALCAQTDPEAFFPEKGGSTREAKRICQGCEVKAECLEYALHNDERFGIWGGLSERERRRLKRGII; encoded by the coding sequence TTGGTGCCCAACGAGTTCGACGATCTCTTCGACGAGGTCGAGGAACAGTGGCAGGAACGCGCGCTGTGTGCGCAGACCGACCCGGAGGCGTTCTTCCCGGAGAAGGGTGGCTCGACCCGCGAGGCCAAGCGCATCTGCCAGGGATGCGAGGTGAAGGCCGAATGCCTGGAGTACGCGCTGCACAACGACGAGCGGTTCGGTATCTGGGGCGGACTGTCCGAGCGGGAACGCCGTCGCCTCAAGCGCGGCATCATCTGA
- a CDS encoding 2-phospho-L-lactate transferase CofD family protein gives MKVTVLVGGVGGARFLAGVRALLGPTHFPAGDDPGAAGAHEITAIVNVGDDAWMHGVRICPDLDTCMYTLGGGIDPERGWGRVGETWHAKEELAAYGADPDWFGLGDRDLATHLLRTQMLDAGYRLSDVTAALCRRWQPGVRLLPATDDRHETHVIVTKPDTVTKADGGDQNTPPDAAAPADAGDEAARIAIHFQEWWVRYRAQIPTFGFAQVGSDDTTAAPGVTEAIAEADVVLIAPSNPVVSIGAIVSVPGLRAALRTTPAPVVGVSPVIDNRPLRGMADECLSVLGVESSAEGIAGHYGPRSGNGILDGWLIAEGDHARVDGIAVGAAPLLMTDPAATAQMVRAACALVGVPTPETDAL, from the coding sequence GTGAAGGTGACCGTTCTTGTCGGCGGCGTCGGCGGTGCCCGATTCCTCGCCGGCGTCCGTGCATTGCTGGGCCCCACCCACTTTCCCGCCGGTGACGATCCCGGTGCCGCCGGTGCACACGAGATCACCGCGATCGTCAACGTCGGCGACGACGCGTGGATGCACGGTGTCCGGATCTGCCCCGATCTCGACACCTGCATGTACACCCTGGGCGGCGGCATCGACCCGGAACGCGGATGGGGCCGGGTTGGCGAGACCTGGCACGCCAAGGAGGAACTGGCCGCCTACGGCGCCGACCCGGACTGGTTCGGCCTCGGTGACCGTGACCTCGCCACCCATCTGCTGCGCACCCAGATGCTCGACGCCGGCTACCGGTTGTCCGACGTCACCGCCGCGCTCTGCCGACGCTGGCAACCCGGGGTGCGACTGTTACCGGCCACCGACGACCGGCACGAGACCCACGTCATCGTCACCAAACCCGACACCGTCACCAAAGCCGATGGCGGGGACCAGAACACGCCGCCCGACGCCGCGGCACCGGCGGACGCCGGCGATGAGGCGGCCCGCATCGCGATCCACTTCCAGGAGTGGTGGGTACGTTATCGCGCGCAGATCCCCACCTTCGGTTTCGCGCAGGTCGGTTCCGACGACACCACCGCGGCACCCGGCGTCACCGAAGCGATCGCCGAGGCCGACGTGGTGCTCATCGCGCCCAGCAATCCCGTGGTGAGCATCGGTGCCATCGTCAGCGTGCCCGGTCTGCGCGCGGCGCTGCGGACCACACCGGCACCCGTCGTCGGTGTCTCTCCCGTGATCGACAACCGTCCGTTGCGCGGCATGGCCGACGAGTGCCTGTCGGTTCTCGGCGTCGAGTCATCCGCGGAGGGCATCGCGGGCCACTACGGTCCGCGCAGCGGGAACGGGATCCTCGACGGGTGGCTGATCGCCGAGGGCGATCACGCCCGGGTGGACGGGATCGCGGTCGGCGCCGCACCTCTGCTGATGACCGATCCGGCCGCGACGGCACAGATGGTTCGCGCCGCCTGCGCCCTCGTCGGCGTACCGACTCCCGAGACGGATGCGCTGTGA
- a CDS encoding coenzyme F420-0:L-glutamate ligase: MNATDPAPANGLRTDHRAPGSIEIRPVTGLPEFTVDTDLADEIATAAPWLDSGDVLVVTSKIISKVEGRMVAAPSDPEQRDALRRRLVDDESVRVLARKNRTLITENRIGLVQAAAGVDGSNVPADQLALLPVDPDGSAARLRAALAERLGVEVAVIITDTMGRAWRNGQTDVAIGAAGIAVSHPYAGGVDEHGNPLLVTDIAVADEASAAADLVKGKLAGVPIAVVRGLDPVDNGTTAADLIRPADEDLFRLGTAEAIAQGRREAVLARRSVREFDPSPVPADDIRAALGEALTAPAPHHTHPVRFVWLRSADRRRRLLDAMARQWREDLESDGKTTDSVERRLRRGQILYDAPEVVIPFLVADGAHDYPDARRTAAEHTMFTVAAGGAVASLLIASAARGIGSCWIGSTIFAASTVRSELGLAEDWEPLGAIALGYPAAEPELRVAAPTDEWVVEL; the protein is encoded by the coding sequence GTGAACGCAACCGATCCCGCGCCGGCGAACGGGCTGCGCACCGATCACCGGGCGCCGGGGAGCATCGAGATCCGGCCGGTGACCGGCCTGCCGGAGTTCACCGTCGACACCGACCTCGCCGACGAGATCGCCACCGCCGCACCATGGCTCGACTCGGGCGACGTGCTGGTGGTGACGAGCAAGATCATCTCCAAGGTGGAGGGCCGCATGGTCGCCGCCCCGAGCGACCCCGAACAGCGCGACGCGCTGCGCCGGCGACTCGTCGACGACGAGTCGGTACGCGTACTGGCCCGCAAGAACCGCACGCTCATCACCGAGAACCGCATCGGACTCGTCCAGGCCGCGGCCGGGGTGGACGGCTCCAACGTGCCGGCCGACCAACTGGCCCTGCTGCCCGTCGACCCCGACGGTAGTGCCGCGCGTCTGCGCGCCGCACTGGCCGAGCGCCTCGGCGTCGAGGTCGCGGTGATCATCACCGACACGATGGGACGGGCCTGGCGCAACGGCCAGACCGACGTGGCGATCGGGGCCGCCGGCATCGCCGTCTCCCATCCCTACGCCGGCGGCGTCGACGAACACGGGAATCCGTTGCTGGTCACCGACATCGCCGTCGCCGACGAGGCCTCGGCTGCCGCCGACCTGGTCAAGGGAAAACTCGCCGGCGTGCCGATCGCGGTGGTCCGCGGACTCGATCCGGTCGACAACGGCACCACGGCAGCCGATCTCATCCGTCCCGCCGACGAAGACCTGTTCCGTCTGGGTACCGCCGAGGCCATCGCGCAGGGCCGACGGGAGGCGGTGCTCGCCCGCCGCTCGGTTCGCGAGTTCGACCCGTCGCCGGTGCCGGCCGACGACATCCGCGCGGCACTCGGCGAGGCACTGACCGCGCCCGCCCCGCACCACACGCATCCGGTGCGTTTCGTCTGGCTGCGATCGGCCGATCGGCGACGACGCCTGCTGGACGCGATGGCCCGCCAGTGGCGCGAAGACCTCGAATCCGACGGCAAGACAACCGATTCCGTCGAGCGCAGGCTACGTCGTGGTCAGATCCTCTACGACGCACCGGAGGTGGTGATCCCCTTCCTGGTCGCCGACGGCGCACACGACTATCCGGACGCGCGGCGCACCGCCGCCGAGCACACGATGTTCACCGTCGCGGCGGGAGGCGCGGTGGCCAGCTTGCTGATCGCGTCGGCCGCGCGCGGGATCGGGAGCTGCTGGATCGGCTCGACCATCTTCGCCGCGTCCACCGTGCGGTCCGAACTCGGCCTGGCCGAGGACTGGGAACCGTTGGGCGCCATCGCACTCGGCTACCCGGCAGCCGAACCCGAACTGCGAGTCGCGGCACCGACCGACGAGTGGGTGGTGGAGCTGTGA
- a CDS encoding NUDIX hydrolase, which yields MSRESLHASTVDALVSWSAPDPEQDALRHAYLAFLAATDDACLRRCEAGHITASTIVVDASREHVLLTLHPRVGAWIQLGGHCEPSDATIADAALREAREESGIADLELSGPIVHLHTHPITCSLGVPTRHLDIRFRAVTPPTVHGELPAIMRSDESVDLRWWPVDALPESARSGDMASLIARGVGA from the coding sequence GTGAGCCGGGAGTCGCTGCACGCCTCGACCGTCGACGCACTCGTGTCCTGGTCGGCCCCGGACCCCGAGCAGGACGCCCTGCGACATGCCTACCTGGCTTTCCTGGCGGCTACCGACGACGCGTGTCTGCGCCGCTGCGAGGCCGGACACATCACCGCGTCGACGATCGTCGTCGACGCGTCCAGAGAGCATGTCCTGCTCACCCTGCACCCCCGGGTCGGCGCGTGGATTCAACTCGGCGGGCATTGCGAGCCGTCGGACGCCACCATCGCCGACGCCGCACTGCGCGAGGCCCGTGAGGAATCCGGAATCGCCGACCTCGAGCTGTCCGGGCCGATAGTGCACCTGCACACCCACCCGATCACGTGCTCGCTGGGCGTGCCCACCCGCCATCTCGACATCCGTTTCCGGGCCGTCACGCCGCCCACTGTCCACGGAGAACTGCCGGCCATCATGCGTAGCGACGAGTCCGTCGACCTGCGCTGGTGGCCGGTGGATGCGCTACCGGAATCGGCACGCTCCGGTGACATGGCGTCGCTGATCGCACGCGGCGTCGGGGCGTGA
- the glgC gene encoding glucose-1-phosphate adenylyltransferase codes for MRSQPHVLGIVLAGGEGKRLYPLTMDRAKPAVPFGGTYRLIDFVLSNLVNAGYERICVLTQYKSHSLDRHISQTWWTSGFHGEYITPVPAQQRLGPRWYTGSADAIFQSMNLISDEQPEYIVVFGADHVYRMDPSQMVQAHIDSGADVTVAGIRVPRSEAFAFGCIDSDESGLITRFLEKPADPPGTPDDPDATFASMGNYVFTTEALVDAIRADATNPDSDNDMGGDIIPAFVERNAAYVYDFKDNEVPGATERDKGYWRDVGTLDAFYDAHMDLVSVHPIFNLYNLRWPIRGETHNLPPAKFVQGGIAQDSVVGAGCIVSAATVRDSVLSSNVLIEDGAIVEGSVLMPGARVCKGAVVRHAILDKNVVVGEGEHLGVDAAHDRERFSVSAGGVVTVGKGIRV; via the coding sequence GTGAGATCACAGCCGCACGTGCTCGGAATCGTTCTCGCAGGCGGCGAGGGTAAACGCCTATACCCGTTGACGATGGACCGTGCCAAGCCGGCCGTGCCGTTCGGCGGTACCTACCGCCTGATCGACTTCGTCCTGTCGAATCTGGTGAACGCGGGCTACGAGCGGATTTGCGTGCTGACGCAGTACAAGTCGCACTCACTGGACCGCCACATCTCGCAGACCTGGTGGACATCGGGATTTCACGGCGAGTACATCACCCCGGTTCCCGCGCAGCAGCGGCTCGGTCCGCGCTGGTACACCGGCAGTGCCGACGCGATCTTCCAGTCGATGAACCTCATCAGCGACGAGCAGCCGGAATACATCGTGGTCTTCGGCGCCGACCACGTCTACCGGATGGATCCCTCGCAGATGGTGCAGGCGCACATCGACTCCGGCGCCGACGTCACCGTGGCCGGCATCCGGGTGCCCCGGTCGGAGGCCTTCGCGTTCGGGTGCATCGACTCCGACGAGTCCGGGTTGATCACCCGGTTCCTGGAGAAGCCGGCCGACCCGCCCGGCACCCCGGACGACCCGGACGCGACATTCGCGTCCATGGGCAACTACGTGTTCACCACCGAGGCACTCGTGGACGCGATCCGCGCCGACGCCACCAATCCCGACTCCGATAACGACATGGGCGGAGACATCATCCCTGCCTTCGTGGAGCGCAACGCGGCCTACGTCTACGACTTCAAGGACAACGAGGTACCCGGGGCCACCGAGCGCGACAAGGGGTACTGGCGCGACGTCGGTACGCTCGACGCTTTCTACGACGCACACATGGATCTCGTGTCGGTGCACCCGATCTTCAACCTCTACAACCTGCGCTGGCCGATTCGCGGTGAGACGCACAATCTGCCGCCCGCCAAGTTCGTCCAGGGCGGTATCGCGCAGGATTCGGTGGTGGGTGCCGGGTGCATCGTTTCCGCTGCGACCGTCCGGGATTCGGTGCTGTCGTCCAATGTCCTGATCGAGGACGGCGCCATCGTGGAGGGCAGTGTCCTGATGCCGGGCGCGCGCGTGTGCAAGGGTGCGGTGGTCCGTCACGCGATCCTCGACAAGAACGTCGTGGTCGGGGAGGGCGAACACCTCGGCGTCGACGCCGCTCACGATCGCGAACGGTTCTCCGTCTCGGCCGGCGGTGTGGTCACGGTCGGCAAGGGTATCCGCGTCTGA
- the glgA gene encoding glycogen synthase yields the protein MRVAMMTREYPPEVYGGAGVHVTELVRHLRDLATVDVHCMGAPRDTAFVYEPDPGLAGANAAITTLSTDLRMAVGAAGADVVHSHTWYAGLAGHLAGELHGVPHVLTAHSLEPMRPWKAEQLGGGYRVSSWVERNAVEYADAVIAVSAGMRNDVCQTYPRLDPERVHVVRNGIDTTAWYRVDDPYGPESALVSLGIDPTRPIVAFVGRITRQKGVAHLVAAAHHFDPAIQLVLCAGAPDTPEIGAEVEAAVAALSATRPGVFWVREMLQLPRIREILSAATVFVCPSVYEPLGIVNLEAMACSTAVVASEVGGIPEVVRDNVTGRLVRYDPVDPEGFERGLAEAVNDVVADPQTAAAMGIAGRERAESEFSWAAIAAQTLEVYESVLR from the coding sequence ATGAGGGTGGCCATGATGACACGCGAATACCCACCCGAGGTGTACGGCGGTGCCGGGGTCCACGTGACCGAATTGGTACGCCACCTCAGAGACCTCGCGACCGTGGACGTGCACTGCATGGGCGCACCGCGCGACACCGCGTTTGTCTATGAACCCGATCCGGGCCTGGCCGGCGCCAATGCGGCCATCACCACGCTGTCCACCGATCTCCGGATGGCCGTCGGCGCCGCGGGAGCCGACGTGGTGCACTCCCACACCTGGTACGCCGGACTGGCCGGACACCTCGCCGGCGAACTCCACGGCGTCCCGCACGTCCTCACCGCGCACTCGCTGGAACCGATGCGCCCGTGGAAAGCCGAGCAACTCGGTGGCGGATACCGGGTGTCGAGCTGGGTGGAGCGCAATGCCGTGGAATACGCGGACGCGGTGATCGCGGTCAGCGCGGGGATGCGCAACGACGTCTGCCAGACCTACCCGCGGCTCGACCCGGAGCGTGTTCACGTGGTGCGCAACGGAATCGACACGACAGCCTGGTATCGCGTCGACGATCCGTACGGCCCGGAATCGGCGCTCGTCTCGCTGGGCATCGACCCGACGCGACCGATCGTCGCCTTCGTCGGACGCATCACCCGGCAGAAGGGCGTCGCCCATCTCGTGGCCGCCGCCCACCACTTCGACCCGGCCATCCAGCTCGTCTTGTGCGCGGGCGCACCGGACACCCCGGAGATCGGTGCGGAGGTGGAGGCGGCTGTCGCCGCGCTGTCGGCCACGCGGCCCGGCGTGTTCTGGGTCAGAGAGATGCTGCAGTTGCCACGCATTCGCGAAATACTCTCGGCAGCAACTGTTTTCGTCTGTCCATCGGTCTACGAACCGCTGGGTATCGTGAACCTGGAGGCAATGGCCTGTAGTACCGCGGTCGTTGCGTCGGAGGTCGGCGGTATCCCGGAAGTGGTCCGCGACAACGTGACCGGCCGGCTGGTCCGCTACGACCCGGTGGACCCGGAGGGCTTCGAGCGCGGGCTCGCCGAGGCCGTCAACGACGTCGTCGCCGATCCGCAGACGGCCGCGGCGATGGGGATCGCCGGCCGGGAACGCGCCGAGAGCGAGTTCTCCTGGGCGGCCATCGCCGCGCAGACCCTCGAGGTCTACGAATCCGTGTTGCGCTGA
- a CDS encoding putative RNA methyltransferase, translating to MTETPGRVAAIAAVIDVLRCPVCAGSLEIVGGSLRCSAAHTFDVARQGYVSLLDGRSGTLRADTAEMVAARDRVHRAGVLAKVVETTATLAADALVSANSERRPLIVDAGAGGGHYLRAALTAAADRGVTPRGLGVDLSRQSARALARGPVPLTAVVADIWRGLPVADGSASVVLSVFSPRNVAEFVRVLRPDGVLILVRPLPAHLGEIVGPMRMLSVDDAKSTRVHAALADHVQIIDEHELTHQVTIPASTIADLAGMGPSAFHLRQSDFADLAAEFAGDGAVNVTVSVAVTVCRPTVA from the coding sequence ATGACTGAGACGCCGGGTCGGGTGGCGGCCATCGCCGCGGTGATCGACGTACTGCGTTGCCCCGTGTGTGCGGGTTCCTTGGAGATCGTCGGCGGATCGCTACGCTGTTCGGCGGCACACACTTTCGACGTCGCGCGCCAGGGTTATGTGTCGTTGCTCGACGGTCGGTCGGGGACGTTGCGGGCCGACACCGCCGAAATGGTGGCCGCGCGCGATCGGGTCCACCGCGCCGGTGTTCTCGCGAAGGTGGTCGAGACGACCGCGACGCTGGCCGCTGATGCTCTCGTTTCCGCGAACTCGGAACGGCGACCGCTGATCGTCGACGCCGGGGCCGGCGGCGGGCATTATCTACGTGCCGCTCTGACCGCCGCGGCCGATCGTGGTGTCACACCTCGTGGTCTGGGTGTCGACCTGTCCCGGCAGAGCGCTCGCGCGCTCGCCCGCGGTCCGGTCCCGCTCACCGCCGTCGTCGCCGACATCTGGCGCGGTCTGCCGGTGGCCGACGGCAGTGCATCAGTGGTGTTGTCGGTCTTCTCGCCGCGCAACGTCGCCGAGTTCGTCCGCGTGCTCCGCCCCGACGGAGTCCTGATCCTGGTCCGCCCGTTGCCCGCTCACCTCGGAGAGATCGTCGGTCCGATGCGCATGCTGTCGGTCGACGACGCGAAATCCACCCGCGTGCACGCCGCGCTGGCCGATCACGTGCAGATCATCGACGAGCATGAACTCACCCACCAGGTGACCATTCCCGCGTCGACGATCGCCGATCTCGCCGGGATGGGCCCGTCGGCCTTCCACCTCCGGCAGAGCGACTTCGCCGACCTGGCCGCCGAGTTCGCCGGCGACGGTGCGGTGAATGTGACGGTCTCGGTCGCGGTGACCGTGTGCCGACCCACCGTTGCCTGA
- a CDS encoding DUF3117 domain-containing protein codes for MAAMKPRTGDGPLEAAKEGRGIVVRIPIEGGGRLVVELTADEAAALGEELRGVTG; via the coding sequence ATGGCGGCAATGAAGCCACGTACTGGGGACGGGCCCCTCGAAGCGGCCAAGGAAGGACGTGGGATCGTTGTCCGGATTCCGATCGAAGGCGGCGGACGGTTGGTCGTGGAGCTGACCGCCGACGAGGCCGCCGCACTCGGGGAGGAACTGCGCGGGGTCACCGGCTGA
- a CDS encoding DivIVA domain-containing protein produces the protein MQTILLYLLIMAVVVAVVFAVVWFVFGRGEELPPLEPDATLTTLPSSAVTGNDVRALRFAQTFRGYKAAEVDWALARLAAEIDDLRGVLTDLHNRHERAWPAGETSIGDSDPTSTAPPGHHAPPGPGAVSASRPDGSEQVGGADSSHS, from the coding sequence ATGCAGACGATCTTGCTGTATTTGCTGATCATGGCGGTCGTCGTCGCGGTGGTGTTCGCCGTCGTGTGGTTTGTTTTCGGTCGCGGTGAGGAACTTCCGCCACTCGAGCCCGACGCCACGCTGACGACGCTGCCGTCGTCGGCGGTCACCGGCAATGACGTCCGCGCACTGCGTTTCGCCCAGACCTTTCGCGGATACAAGGCGGCCGAAGTGGATTGGGCGTTGGCCCGGCTGGCCGCCGAGATCGATGATCTGCGTGGGGTTCTCACCGATCTGCATAACCGGCACGAGCGGGCCTGGCCGGCCGGTGAGACGTCCATCGGCGACAGCGATCCGACCAGCACGGCGCCCCCCGGCCACCACGCGCCGCCCGGCCCCGGGGCGGTCTCGGCGTCGCGGCCCGACGGCTCGGAGCAGGTCGGAGGCGCCGACTCGTCGCACTCCTGA
- a CDS encoding glucosyl-3-phosphoglycerate synthase, which yields MTEQARRTRQNRPAGKAARPATTRTATAANNRDRTAIWPTPAQTATSKQSWSCTHTWEQPDWTIAELVAAKNGRTVSVVLPALNEEETVADVIATIRPLVGTLVDELLVLDSGSTDATAELAHAAGAEVISREEAVPELTPVKGKGEVLWRSIAVTTGDIIAFVDSDLIDPDPMFVPKMLGPLLINPEIQLVKGYYRRPLRTGGTQDANGGGRVTELVARPLLASQKPDLTAVLQPLGGEYAGTRELLSSVPFAPGYGVEIGLLIDTYDRYGLGGIGQVNLGVRTHRNRPLIELGVMSRQIVGTLMRRCGLDDSGVGLTQFTAEPDGSFTPHTTEVYLEDRPPMNTIRPAELDDTEMAS from the coding sequence ATGACCGAACAGGCACGTCGAACCCGACAGAACCGTCCAGCAGGCAAGGCCGCCCGACCGGCCACCACCCGAACGGCCACCGCCGCCAACAATCGCGACCGGACGGCCATCTGGCCGACCCCGGCGCAGACCGCAACCAGCAAGCAGAGCTGGTCATGCACGCACACCTGGGAACAACCCGACTGGACCATCGCCGAACTCGTCGCCGCCAAGAACGGGCGCACCGTCTCGGTGGTGTTGCCCGCACTGAACGAGGAGGAGACCGTCGCCGACGTCATCGCGACCATCCGGCCGCTGGTCGGCACCCTTGTCGACGAACTGCTGGTGCTCGACTCCGGATCGACCGACGCGACCGCCGAGCTGGCCCACGCGGCCGGTGCCGAGGTGATCTCTCGGGAGGAGGCCGTCCCGGAACTGACCCCGGTCAAGGGCAAGGGCGAGGTCCTGTGGCGGTCCATCGCCGTCACCACCGGCGACATCATCGCTTTCGTGGACTCGGATCTGATCGATCCGGATCCGATGTTCGTGCCAAAGATGCTCGGCCCGCTGCTCATCAACCCGGAGATCCAGTTGGTGAAGGGTTACTACCGCCGTCCCCTGCGCACCGGGGGCACCCAGGACGCCAACGGCGGCGGTCGGGTCACCGAACTCGTCGCACGTCCGCTGCTGGCCTCGCAGAAGCCGGATCTGACCGCCGTGCTGCAGCCACTCGGCGGCGAATATGCGGGCACCCGCGAACTGCTGTCGTCGGTGCCGTTCGCACCCGGCTACGGCGTCGAGATCGGCCTGCTGATCGACACCTACGACCGGTACGGACTCGGCGGCATCGGACAGGTGAATCTCGGTGTGCGCACCCATCGCAACCGGCCGCTGATCGAGCTCGGCGTGATGAGCAGGCAGATCGTGGGCACCCTCATGCGCCGGTGCGGACTCGACGATTCCGGTGTGGGCCTGACCCAGTTCACCGCGGAGCCCGACGGCTCGTTCACCCCGCACACCACCGAGGTCTATCTAGAGGACCGACCGCCGATGAACACCATCCGGCCCGCCGAACTCGACGACACGGAGATGGCTTCCTGA